GCGCGTTTGGCCAGTCGTCGCTCAGTATCGATGCGTTCCAACACCTTTCGCTGCTCCGCTTCATAGGCCGCCCAGCCAGCATCCGTGTACGGAATGTGCCGGGCCGTCGGTGAAAGCAACTGCCAACTCGTTTCACCTTCGCGTGACCAGGCGATCACAGTCTCGCCAAGACCAGGACGCACCGTGCCGAACACGGTCTCCAGCACGACCATGTGTGGTTTGTCACCCGCAGATTCAAACTCGCACCACTCCTCGCGATTGCCTGGAGGAGCGAAGCGGAAGTCAGGGCCAAGATCCAGATAGGTCTCCTGCTCGGACGTCAGGTGGTGGCCGTTCAAGCTGGAGGGAGGCGCCGGAGTGTCGCGCAGTTGTTTGCCATCGATCAGGAGCCGCGAAATGCCCCGAGCGCGCAGCAGCAGGCGGTGGCGGCCCTTCGGAAACTGCACCAGTGCGGACGCTCGCAAGAATGTCGTGCCGGGAGGATCGCCGCGCACCCCGCTGGCGACATAGACCTGGGGAAGCTCAAAGAATCCAAAGGCCTCGGCAGTCATCACCTCGGCCACTGGAGGTGACGCATCCGGCCACTCACGGCGGGGCGGCACTCCTTCCGTGCAAAGCTCGACCCGCACCTCGCCCGGCTTCACCTCATTGCGATTTGCCGGCGGCGGGGGTGGTTGTAGCGCATAGAGTTTTTCAATGGTCGGGCTGTCCAGCACACCACGATGCAGCGTCAGAGCATCCACACGACCGGCGTAGAAGGCTTGCTGCTTGCCTGAACTGCCGCCGATGCGCAGATTTCCGTCCCTCTGAACCGGACCTCGCAGCGTGGACTTCTCCCACTTGCCGGAGAAGAGCTGCATCCGGCCATTGATGTAAATCATCACACTCGTGGGATCGCCAAAAGTGTATGTCAGCGCGATGTGATGCCACTCCAAGCCGGTGAGGGCAAGGCTGCCACTCCACCACTGGTGGCGGACCGGAACCGCGTCCGGCTTTTCAGGTTCCGCAGCAAAGCACAGACCGATCCGCATGGCGCTCGAGCTCAATCGCTCCACGGTGAGCCCGTAGTTGAGATTGTCATCCACCTGGCCCGCGCGGTTGGGGTCCCCCTTGGCCAGCAGGAAGACCGGTTGTTTCTCCTTCAGGTCTCCGGGCGCAATCCAGAAGTCAAAAGTGAGAGCTTCGCCGTGTTTGAAGCTGGAAGCCTTCTCCCCCGGCACAACAAGCTGGTCGGAGGCGGAACGGAACTCCGCGGCGGCGTTGTCTTTGGCAAAGAGAGGGTGCAAGGGAGGGCGAGGCCCCGGTACCGTGGCTGGCCACGAGCCCAGCGCGTCCCTGACATCGAAGTGCCACACCGCAGCAGTGACAGGCTTTGGAAGTGCATCCGCGTTGGGAGCCGCAGCGCGCGCCTGCACAAGTGCACAGACAAACAAAACTGCGACAGCAGAACAACGGTACAGGGACGAAGGCATTGAAACGGAACGGCTCCCATCAAGAACTTATGACAATGTCATCATCCCCCGTTCGGGGGATGATGACCCGCGCCTAAAAAACCCGTTAAATAATTGAAGGTTCTTGTCCGAAAAACGCCATGCCGCGCCTTTGGGCACCGTACAACGTATCCTCCTTCTAGAGAACGCCATCTCGACGGAGAGGATGCCTTGCCACGCTGTTTCGCGATTGACTCCGTACCCGCCACCATGAAGTCCCTTCTTCTGCCGCTCTTCTGCCTCACAGCCGCTTCCGGATTTGCCGCTGGTATCGATGCTGATGCTGACGCCCGGCGTGCCTCCCTGAAGTTCTTCGAGAATGAGGTCCGTCCCGTGCTGGTGAACCGCTGCTATGAATGCCACGCAGAAAAGAAGCAGAAGGGCGGCCTGCGTGTGGACAATCTCGGATACATGACCACGGGCGGTGACTCTGGTGCGGCGCTGATCCCGGGTGATGCTGCCAAGTCTCTGTTGCTCCAGGTAGTCCGCCACGAGGTGGAAGATCTGGAGATGCCACCGAAGGAGAAGCTCTCGGACAAAGAAATCGCGGTGCTCGAGCAGTGGGTGAAGCTCGGGGCTCCCTGGCCGGACGGTGAGAAGGCAGAAGCACAGGCCCAGGCCCGGGACCAGTACGGATTCACGGCTGAAGATCGCAAGTACTGGGCCTTCCAGCCGCTCTCCAATCCCAAGCCACCTGTCGTCAAGGGCAACTGGGCAAGCACGGACATTGACCGCTTCATTTCGAAGAAGCATGAGGAACTGGGCCTGACACCCGCGCCCGAGGCGGATCGACGTGAACTGGTGCGCCGCCTCTACTTCAACCTGCACGGCCTGCCTCCCACGAAAGAGCAGACAGAGGCATTTGTGCACAGCACGGATCCCAAGGCCTATGAAAAGCTCGTGGATGAACTGCTGGCCAGCCCCCGCTACGGCGAACGCTGGGCACAGCACTGGCTGGATCTCACCCGGTATGCGGAGAGTGACGGATACAACCAGGACGCCTACCGCCCCGCTGCCTGGACCTATCGCGACTACGTCATCAAGAGCCTGAATGCAGACAAGCCCTATGATCAATTTGTACGCGAGCAACTCGCCGGAGATGAAATTGATTTCAAGAACCCGGAAGTACTGGTCGCCACCTCCTATCTCCGCGCTCCCATCTATGAATACAACCAGCGTGACGCACGCGGGCAGTATGAGGTCATCCTCGCAGATATGACGGACAACGCCGGGGAACTCTTCCTTGGCCTCAGCATGGGATGCGCCCGGTGCCACGACCACAAGTTTGATCCCATCCTCCAGGAGGACTATTACCGGCTCCGTGCCTTCTTTTCGCCCGTGCGCTGGCGCGATGACCTGAAGCTCGCAACGGACGCGCAGAAGGAGGAGTTCTCCAAAGCCCAGGCCAAGTGGGAGACCGCCACAGCAGACATCCGTGCGCAGATTGATGCGATCATTGAGCCGATGATCCAGCGGAACATCGAGAACGCCTACAAGCGTTTCCAGGCAGACATCCGCACCATGGTGGACAAGAAGCCTGAGGAACGGGAGCCACAGGACTGGCAGTTCTCCTACTTCTGCGAGAGGCAGATGGCCTATGAGCGCGAACGCTTCGATGCGCTGAAATCGATTAAGAAGCCCGAGGACAAGGAGCGCTATCTCGCCCTGATGAAGGAGCTGGAAAAGTTCAATGACATCAAGCCAGCGCCTCTTCAGGACGCTCTGGTGGTCACAGACGCCATGGCGAAAGGAGCGCCGAATCTCCTCAAGAGCCGCAAGGGCGAGAAAGATGTGCCCCCGGGATTCCTCACGCTGCTGGCACCCGAGGTGCCCGATATCAAACCTCTGGCGAACTCCACCGGTCGGAGGACAGCGCTGGCAAACTGGATCGCCCGACCGGACAATCAGCTCTCCACAAGGGTCATCACCAATCGTGTCTGGCACTACCTGTTTGGCCGCGGCCTCGTGGCTACGCCCAACGACTTCGGTGAGCTGGGTGAAGCACCCTCGCATCCCGAGCTGCTGGACTATCTCACACAGCGTTTCCTTAAGGGAGGATGGAGTCTCAAGAAACTTCAGCGGGAGATTCTCCTCACTGCTACTTACCGGCAGACGGCCCACCGTGCAGTTCCCGATACTGCGACAAAACTCGATCCCGCCAACAAGTACCTGTGGCGCTTCAATCCGCGGAGGCTCGATGCGGAGCAGGCTCGCGATGCCATGCTGGCTGCGAGTGGCGAGCTGGATCTTCAGGGCGGCGGCCCCTCCACGGACGGAAGTGGCATGCGTCGCTCCATCTACACCATCAAGAAGCGCAACAATCAGAACGAACTCCTTCGCAGTCTCGATGCGCCCGCGGGCTTCGCCAGCACCTCTGAGCGCCAAAGCACCACCACCCCCACCCAGGCACTCCTCATGGTGAATGGTGAATGGACCCTGGCCCGTGCAAAGAAGCTCGCGAGCCGTGTCTCTTCCATTGAAGAGGTGTGGCAATACGCCTTGGGCCGCCCGCCGACTCCGAACGAAACCCGCATCGCAGAGGGATTCATTGAAAAGCGACTCGGAGAGCAAGAGGCTCCCGCAGCACCGACCCCTGAGGAGCTCGCAAATGCCAGCCAGTTCAAGGAAAACACCCCACAGGAACGTCTCGTGGCCACCTCGGATGAGAAAGAGGGTGATGAATTCACTGTGGAAGCGGTGGTGAAGCTCGACAGCATCGACGCAGCCGCTTCCGTGAGGACGATTGCCTCCCGCTGGAACAACGGACGCGAAAGCGTCGAGGACTTCGGTTGGAGCATCGGCGTGACTGGAGAGAAGTCTCGCTTCAAGCCGCGCAATCTCATCATCCAACTCGTGGGCGAGGATGAGAACCGCAATATTGCGTATGAACCCGTGGCATCCGACCTGAGGTTGGAACTCGGCGTGACCTACCACGTGGTGGTGGATGTCTCATGCACCAATCACACCGTCACTTTCCGCGTGAAGCAAATGGGCAAGCCCAGTGCGCCAGAGCTCACCTCCGTGGCTCCTCACGCCGTACGCTCTGGATTGGGCAAAGGGAACTCAGATCTCGTCATTGGTGGCGTCGCGAAGCGTGCACCGTCCCATCAGTGGGATGGTCGCATCGAAAGTGCACGGATTGTCCGCGGTCATCTCCCCGAAGCCGCGATGAATCCCAACGCTGACCAGTGGGAAGTGCCGGCCATCGCCGCATGGAATGCGAAAAATGGACCGGTCACTCCGCTGCAATGGGCCGGTGCAGATCGCTCGGGCGGCGCTCAAGATCCCCGACAGCAGGCTCTCGCAGACCTCTGCCACGTGCTGCTCAACGCAAACGAATTTCTCTATCTCCACTGATTTCCCGCCATGCCCTGTCATAACTACGATATCCCGACCTCCCGTCGTCAGTTCCTGCGCCGCGCTGGCTGCGGCTTCGGTGCCGTGGCGCTCGCCGCGCTGATGAAGGAATCCGTACTGGGTGCAGGTACTGCACCGAGCCAGGCTCTGGCAAGGATCCCGCAGCACTTCGGTCGCGCCAAGAGTGTGATCTTTTGCTTCATGGAAGGTGGGCCCAGCCATCTGGACACCTTCGACAGGAAGCCACTGCTGAACCAGCTCGCCGGTCAGCAGCTGCCGCCCAGCTTCAAGGAACCAGTGCTCGCCATGGGCGAGAGTGGTGCTCCCTTGCTGGAATCACGCCGCTCGTGGAAACAATATGGCCAGAGCGGGCTTTGGGTTTCGGACTGGTTCCAAAACGTCGCAGAGCATGCGGATGATCTCGCGGTGATCCATTCCTGCGTCTCGGATGGCATCAATCACGCCGGTGGTGTGTGCCAGATGAATACGGGCTCCATCTTCGGAGGCCGTCCCTCCCTCGGCGCCTGGGTGAACTATGGCCTGGGTTCGGCAAATCATGACCTGCCTGGCTTTGTGGTCATCAAGGACAGTGAAGGCACCGTGGTAAACGGTGTGCGCAATTGGGGCAGTGGCTTCATGCCAGCGGTGCATCAGGGCGTGGAGTTCAGTTCCGACGGCCAGCCCATCAAGTATCTCTCTCCACCGAAGGGCGTGAGTGCACAACAGCAACGCGACAAACTCGACCTGCTCGCTGAACTCAACGGGGACTACAATGCAACCCGCCAGGACAATACCGAACTGGAAGCTCGCATCCGCGCCTATGAACTGGCTTACACCATGCAGGCGGAGGCACCGCAGGCCGTCGATTTGAGCAAGGAGACGGAGGCCACCAAAAAACTCTACGGCATGGATGCCCCTGAAACTGCGGTATACGGGCGGAACTGCCTGCTCGCCCGTCGTCTCGTGGAACACGGAGTGCGATTCGTGCAGCTCTACAGCGGTGCCGGAAGCAAGTGGGATTCCCACAATCGTTTGGAGGAAAATCATGGCCGTCTCTGCCGCGCCGTGGACCGCCCCATCGCGGGCCTGCTCACTGATTTGAAGCAGCGCGGCCTTCTGGATGAGACACTGGTGATCTGGGGTGGTGAGTTTGGCCGCACCCCCATGAGCGAGCAGGGCGGCGGACGCGATCACAATCCCAATGGCTTCACCATGTGGATGGCCGGCGGTGGTGTGAAGGGCGGCCAGACCATCGGTGCCACCGATGAACTCGGCCTGTACGCGGTGCAGGACAAGATGCATGTGCATGACCTGCACTCCACCATCCTGCATCTGCTCGGCGTGGATCACACCCAGCTCATCTACCATCACAAGGGCCGCCCTGAGCGTATCGACCAGAATGAAGGTCATGTGAACAAGGCGCTGCTGGGGTAATCCAGCAGTGCACCTTGGTCGTCCAAATTTTCACCAGAGCAGCCGGCCTCCGTCCAGGGTGATCACGCTGCCGGTCATGTAACTGCTGGCATCGCTCGCGAGATAAAGCGCTAGCGGCGCAATCTCATCCGGACGGCGTCGCTCTCCGCTGGAATGAGTACAAGCCTGCCCTGATGCTCAAGGGCGCAAACTTGAAAAACATCTTCGCTCTCACCAAGAGCACACAGGGAAACAATTCCGGCTAGGCTTCACAGGTGCCCCCATGGGGGGAAATCTCCATGGACCTCGGGAATGAAGGAGGTCTCGGGTATCAGGCCGATGGAAGTGGGAAAGGCGGTATTGTGGTCCTGAAGAAGGCCGACATGAAGGCAAATTCCTTCTATCGGTTCATCGTGAAGATCGACTATGCCTCCATGAAGTATGACGTTGTCATCACCGGGCAGCGAAAGGATGGTGCGCCCTTCCAGTTCAAATCTGGCAGCACTGCTTTCGAGTCCAAAGTGAAGAACGTCCGAGGACTTTATCTCATCAGCGGCAGCAGCATGACTGCCTATCTTGGGGACCTCGCGGTGCTTTCCGAATAGGACACGGCAGCGAACCGGAGCCCGACAAGCACGTGCAACTCCGGGCAAGCCCCGAGGTTTGCTCATGGCAATGAAAACCATCGCTTCCATCCCGCGCACCTGCAAATCGCCTCCACAGGCATAGTAGGCATGTAACTCAGAGCATCTCGCCCCTCCAACTGTAAATGGATGGTTACTTGACGGGGGTGTGAGGTTTCCACACACTTTGTCCGCTTCCACACATTCATGGCTCGACTCCCCCTCCCGCCAGCCTCCCTTCGCCTCCTGCTTTGTCTTTTTCTGGGCGCATTCGCGATCCCAAACGCATTGGCCGAAAAAGCGGAGCCCTTTGTGTTTGTCCCTTCCAAGGGAGAAGGTCCCTTTCCCGTGGCCCTCTGGCTCCATGGATATCGGGGATATTCACCCAGCGGCTACTTTCCAGGTGAAAGCGCCGAAGCCATGCAGAAGCATGCAGACGCGCTCGGCGCAGTGATCGTCGGTTTCCCCGCCACGACCGAACTGGGAGATGACACACAACAGTGGTCTGAGGAGCCGGTCGCCGATCATGCCTATGTTCAGGAACGGCTCCGGTCCCTGAAGACCCCAGCCAAGCTCGACCTGAACCGCGTGGGTCTTTTTGGATTCTCCCAAGGCGCCATGGTGGCTGCAGCTCTGGCCACCGTGTATCCCGAGAATTACCTTGGCGCCATACTCATGTCGCCGGGAGGCATGAGCAATCCCAAGGGCAGCAACATCAAGCTGCCCCTTCACGCAAAGCAGGTCTACTACTGCTTCTGCGGAGCCGCGGAACAAGAGGGCAATGTGATGCTCACCAAGGGCTATGCCGAGCATTTTGAAAAAGTCCTGGGCGCGAAAGTGACGCTGAAATTGTACGAGGGCGTCTCGAAGCATACCCGTCCTGCCGACTTCATGGAGAAGTTTCCCGAGTGGATGGGCGCCATCCTGAAATCACGCGAATGACATCACACCTATGAAACAGTTCCTCCTTTCCATTTTCCTGATGACAGTCGTGTCTTCGCTTCACGCCGCGGACACGGTGGCGAGAATCGCTGTGGGCATGGACCACAAGGAATCCATCGCCCTTCTGAAAAAGCACAGCGCGGAAGACATCACACCTGGCCTCGCCATCGTCGGCCCCAACGGCGAGCATCCTTTGCACGGCCTCGTCTGGGCGCTCCGTGACTATGACGCCATCATTGAACTGGCTGAACAGAACGGCAAGATCACAACTCTGACCTACTGGACGAAAAAGGACTTCGGAACCAGCAAGGACCATCGGGCAAGGACGGAGCAGAACGTCAAGTCACTCACGCTCGACCCGAAAGGTCACGCGGTCTCAGTAGAGAAACAGAAGGAGGGCTGAGACCGAACGGCTTGGTTGAGCAGTCTACTGTGCAGCCGCGGGAGCGGGTCCAGCAGCGTTTGCCTGGCCGATGCCGCCTCGGTTTCCAAGTGCCTGGACTCGAGGCAACTTGCGGTCGTCAACTTGGCGCGCATCCGTGCGATCAGAGGAGAGTTCGAGGCATCTGACCTCGCCATGGTGAACTTTATCCAACAAGGCGATTGAAGTGTCAGAGAAAAGAGCACCTTTTCAGCCTCCTTGCCCTCCCCCGTCCCATGCCCCCACTCATTGTCTCCATCGCCCTGCTCTCCCTTTCCAACGTCTTCATGACCTTCGCGTGGTATGCCCACCTGAAGGACATGAAGAGCAAGCCGTGGATCATCGCGGCCTTGTTCAGTTGGGGAATTGCCCTGTTTGAGTACCTGCTTCAGGTCCCGGCAAACCGGATCGGCAGCCAGACGATGAACCTGCCGCAGCTCAAGATCCTGCAGGAGGTGATTACCCTCACGGTATTCGTCCCCTTTGTGCTCCTCTACATGAAGCAGCCTCTGAAGTGGGACTATCTGTGGGCCGCCATGTGCATGTGCGGGGCAGTGTATTTCATCTTCCGAAAGTAGCCTTCGCGCCAACGGGTCAGATGCAGCCAATAAAAAAGCGGAAGGCTCCAGACGAAGCCTTCCGCTTTTCATATCATTCAAAACTTACGGACTGACCGGTGCGCCGTTCAGGAAGAAATCGCCGCTCGGGTTGCCTACCACATCCATCGGACTGAGGAAGAACTCAGACACGAAATTGCTCGCAGCCGGATCAAACGTGCCATCGACAGTCAACTTGCTCCCGCCATCTTCCCGGAAGAAGAAGCCAACCGAATCCGGGTTTGTCCCGGAGCCAAGCACGAGGTTACGATCGAATCCTTTGATCCTCAGACGGGAGCCATCATTGCTCCGTGCCTTGAGGAATGCGTCATTGACCACACCATCTGCACTGAGGATGTTGTCTGCGACGGTTGCGGCGAGACGGCCTCCGTGCTGGCTCTTAAGCTGGATGGCGTTGTCCTCGAATCCTCCGTGGAAGACGTTTCCGGTCACCGTGCCCTTCAGGACTGCGTCATGCTCCGCGAGGAGGAAGATGCCGCTCGCGTCATAGTCTCCGAAGAACTGGTTGTTGGTGATGGTCACCTTCAAGCGGTCGCCGTCCTCGTCATCATAGTGGTGGGCGGCCACTTTAAGCGCATCACGCCCGAACTCGCCGTTCAACACGTTGTTCGAGAAGGTCAGGGTCATGCGCGACCAATCGCGCTTGTCCGCATCCAAAGCGTGGTCAAAATCACCCACGAAGGTATTGCCCAGGATGTCCGCCCTCAGGGTCGAGCCGTCCCTGGACTTCGCGGCAATGGCGATCTCGCCGCAGCCATCTCCCTCGAAGGTGTTGCCGGAGATGGAAGCGATAAGCGTGGCCCCCTCGAAGGAATCCAGCGTGAGCATGCCATCATAGCTTTCGCCGCTGATGGCATTGTTCGCGATCGTGGCGGTCATGGTAGCACCTTCGAAAGCCACGAAGCCGAACCCGACTCCGTACTCCGAATCCGCGAGGATAGTGTTTCCAGTGACCGTCGCATTCAGGATGGATTCATACTCGCTGTAGAAACCCGAGACCACCTGATTGAAGTATCCCTCGTAGATGTTGCCCGTGAGTTGCACATTCGCGATGGCGCCATCATAGGTCTCAACCAAAGTAGCCATCCCGAATTCCGGCCCGTCGAAGCCAAATTCGCCCAGGAAGAAGTTGTTTGAAAGGTTGGCATTCACGGTCGAGCCACCGCCAGCAGTGATGTACATGCCCGCCATGTACGCATTGTTGATGATGTTGTTCGTGGCAAGGATGTTCACGATGGGTGAAGAACCCCCACCGCAACCGCAGTCCAACGCACTCAGCGCCGGCGGCCCAAAGATTCCCAAATCGAGTCCCGCACCCACAAAGAGAGCTCCGAACACCTCGTTGAACTCATTGTTCTGAACGATGATGTTGTGCGTGCCTCCATCGGAGTCAGCGAGGACGGACACGGAGGAAAGGAACAAGGGAAGCAACTCTTCGATTTCCGGGAATTCAGGGAACTCTCCAAAAGGAGGAAGTTCTCCCATGGTGAACAAATTGTCCTGCACGATCAGAGTACCTGGGTTCAAGGCGATCACTGACGGCCCGAAGCCCCCCATGATGCCACCGCGGAAGTCATAACCCTGAACGATCAGAGTGTTGATCTCAAATGCGCCGAAGCCTCCATAAAGCACCGGACGATCTGTATCGCCCCCAAAGTTCCGGCCACCGAGACCCACGATGGGCACATAGGAACTGGTGAAGCGAGTGCTTCCGGAGACCATCACCGAGTCTTCATAGTCGATGCCTGTGCCGCCCTGGGTATACACGGTCCAGAGCTTGCCAGTGGCATTGCTGTTGGCACCGGCGAGATTGGCACCTTCCACGATGGTATCGAAGGGACGCTCGGCCGTGCCAGTGGCGCCGTCCACTTGGGCGGTACCAGCCTGGATGCCATTGCCCACCGCACCACCGTTGTTCACAAAGATGATGTCATCTTCCAGCACCACCTGGCCAGGACGCTGCGATACGACCTTCGTCACGCGCTTCACCTTGGTCTCGGTGTTGGTCTCTGTATCCACGGTGTTAGCCACCTTGATGGCCGCGTTCTGACGGCGCACCGGCTCAGCCAGACGCTCCACCAGGTGACGGCGGCGAGGAGTGAAGGAGTCACCGATGCGGCTCCAGAAGTTCTTGCCATCACCCAGGTCGCCCATCTCGAAGGGCACCTGAAGCTGTACACCTGCGGTCCAGTCGCTGCCGGTCAGGCGCTCATCTTCATACCAGGTGCCTGTGAGAATCACCGCAGGCACAGGGCGGATCTCCACGCCGGCCTTCCAGCCTTCCACATTGCCCGTGCCGCCTTCCTGCGGACCGAAGGGCTGGTTGTCGAACTTGTAGTAACCACCGATAAAGCGCAGATCGAAGTATCGATCCAGTCCCGGAACCAGGAATGCGATTTCCGCGTCCCAGCCTTCCATCCCCTCTTCGTAACGACGGAAGAGACGTTCGATGGTCGTCGTGCTGATGGTCGTCGTCGCCGTGGTGGTGAAGAGCGCATTCTGCGCCACGCTGCTGCCCGAGGCATACGGATCGCTCGTGGGCGTCACCGACTGCGATGTGCTGGTGCTGGAGCGCTGGATGGTGTCCACCGTGCGCGTCTCCTCCGCGAGCTGCTTGTCTGAGAGCGGAATGTAATAGTTACCACGCACTTCCACGTAGCGGGTACCCACTTCCAGACCCACACCGAGCTGCCAGAACTGATTGTCCGCCTCGGTGTCCATCATGTCGATGAACACGTTCGCGCCCACGAAGATGCCTTCATCGAAGAATCCGGCCTGTGGGGCATCATAGTTCCTCAATGCGGAGACCGACTGTGAACCAAAAAGGTGTCTCCAGCCCAGGCCCAGCGAGGCAGCCACCTCACCACGCTCACCCCAGGAGGTGTAAGGCTCAAGGTAAATCACGTCACCACTCAGGGTGGCATCCGCGCCCAAGGTGCTCCATACCGGGGCCACGATGGAGAAGTTCCCCTCCGTGTAGGCATCGCTTGTCTTTACCCCTCCGGTGACGGTGCCCAAATACATGGGGTGAGCCTCCACCACGACCTCCTTCGGATTCTTGATAGGAGGGCCCGCGAGAACCGCGGAAGTGAGGCTGCCGAGTGATAGCAAACCGACGGTGCATGCCCGGACCAAACGGGCAGGAGTAGGAATGTACATGTAGGGTGTTAGGAGAGCTTGGGGGTGAAGCGGGTTGTCTTTTCTTTGGGAGTTGTGCCGTTGTTACGTTAACAGAATTTCCGTATTTATCTCGGGAATTCTTGCAAAAACCACAAACAATAAACCTTCATTCACCACTCCCCTTTGAGTTAGCATAAGCATAATACCTAAACCCCAGATCTCATTCCGCTTGAGGCTGCGACCACTGAAGAAACCCAGTCATTTCGGTCACCCGGCGCAAAAAACCGCCCGGCATCTCCAGCCGGGTGTTTGTCATTTAGCTTCAAGATCCCTGCGAGAGTTACTTCGCCGCAGGAGGAGCGCCGGGCATGGGCAGCGAGGTAGGGTGGCACCGCTCGTCATTAGCGATAGCGGGTGGCACCCTGACTGACGAACTCATCGTGCACCAGCCTGCGCATTTCCAGCATGGCCGGGATGTACTGCTTCAAGTAAGGAACACGATCGGAACTCTTCATCGACTTGGATTGGTTGGTTGATTCCAAGGTGACCGTTGCGAAGAATTCCTGGAAAATCGGAACAGCAGTCGCCATGGAACGCGTGGCACTCGCTGAGCCCAGCTTCTGGTTTACCCGCGCGATCCCGCTGGCGATCACACTACCAAGGCGGTAACCACTTCCGCCCACGATCACTTCACGCACAATGTAGTCCCCCTTCTTGGTACTGGGCGCGGCAAAACCGCCACGGTTTGACGTTGGGTTCAAGAAGCAAGCAGCAGCAAGAGTCAGGGTATCCCGGTCAAACGCGCTTAGTTCTGCCAGTGCCATCATCAGTGAAGTGTATTTCATCTTGCGCCACTTGGTCACCTGCTCGGGACGGATGGCAAACCGGCGCACCTTTTCAAACGTGGTTCCCTTCGCCCAGATGTCACGTTTACCATCGGTTAGATAGGTTGATACCCCCAGGATCGTCTTCGTACCCCCGAGGACGACAGGACCTCCGCTGTTCCCGGGCACAATTTCACAGTCGATCTCAATCCGGTCTGTTCCCACCCCGACAATCTTGCCATCCAACCCTGTGATGACGCTGCCTCCAAGGCTGTTTCCGTAGGCGATAACCTCCTTGTTCAGTTCAGGAACGCTGTCCGCTTTCCCGATTTCGTACAAGCCAGATGTGGCTTCCACGACCACTTCAAATCTCGCCAGGTCCTCAAGACCGTTGGGCGCATTAGGATCAAAAGTTTCGGACAGTTCCAAATCGACAGGCAGCGCCAGCTTTTTGCCAGCCGCAGTAGTAATGCTCTCAATCTTCGTGGCGAAGCTACCTGGCTCTCCACACAACACGTGGGCATTCGTGTAGACATAGGTGATTTTGTCGGCTTTCGCGATGAAACCTGAACCAACTCCCTTGTCCGTTTTGATGAAGACGAGATGCTGTGGATCGAATGAGGAAACCACGGCACCGGAAACACCCGGCTGGGCAGGAGCAGCGGGCTGAACTGGAGGAGCAACGGTAGCAGGAGAGCTGGGAGATTCCTGCTTCTTCGGAGGGGTGTATTTCCCCTTCCAAACTTCAGGCAGGTGTTCGAATGCCAACAAGGAGACTCCCGCATCGTGGGCAATTTTCACCCCTTGCTCAGTCACACTAAGGACTGTTGCATTGGTGAAGACCTTGCTTCCGACAACGGACGGCACTTCGATCCTATCGACCTTGCCCTGCCCCACTAAGTTCGCGCTAAAAGCCAAGAGACCCACGCAAGCTGTAAGCGTGGACATTAGTCCTGAGGTTTCACGAATCATATGGTTGGGAGTGAAGGTGTGCAGACGATAGATACGGAGAATCCTT
The Roseimicrobium gellanilyticum DNA segment above includes these coding regions:
- a CDS encoding DUF1501 domain-containing protein; this encodes MPCHNYDIPTSRRQFLRRAGCGFGAVALAALMKESVLGAGTAPSQALARIPQHFGRAKSVIFCFMEGGPSHLDTFDRKPLLNQLAGQQLPPSFKEPVLAMGESGAPLLESRRSWKQYGQSGLWVSDWFQNVAEHADDLAVIHSCVSDGINHAGGVCQMNTGSIFGGRPSLGAWVNYGLGSANHDLPGFVVIKDSEGTVVNGVRNWGSGFMPAVHQGVEFSSDGQPIKYLSPPKGVSAQQQRDKLDLLAELNGDYNATRQDNTELEARIRAYELAYTMQAEAPQAVDLSKETEATKKLYGMDAPETAVYGRNCLLARRLVEHGVRFVQLYSGAGSKWDSHNRLEENHGRLCRAVDRPIAGLLTDLKQRGLLDETLVIWGGEFGRTPMSEQGGGRDHNPNGFTMWMAGGGVKGGQTIGATDELGLYAVQDKMHVHDLHSTILHLLGVDHTQLIYHHKGRPERIDQNEGHVNKALLG
- a CDS encoding DUF1549 domain-containing protein, whose protein sequence is MKSLLLPLFCLTAASGFAAGIDADADARRASLKFFENEVRPVLVNRCYECHAEKKQKGGLRVDNLGYMTTGGDSGAALIPGDAAKSLLLQVVRHEVEDLEMPPKEKLSDKEIAVLEQWVKLGAPWPDGEKAEAQAQARDQYGFTAEDRKYWAFQPLSNPKPPVVKGNWASTDIDRFISKKHEELGLTPAPEADRRELVRRLYFNLHGLPPTKEQTEAFVHSTDPKAYEKLVDELLASPRYGERWAQHWLDLTRYAESDGYNQDAYRPAAWTYRDYVIKSLNADKPYDQFVREQLAGDEIDFKNPEVLVATSYLRAPIYEYNQRDARGQYEVILADMTDNAGELFLGLSMGCARCHDHKFDPILQEDYYRLRAFFSPVRWRDDLKLATDAQKEEFSKAQAKWETATADIRAQIDAIIEPMIQRNIENAYKRFQADIRTMVDKKPEEREPQDWQFSYFCERQMAYERERFDALKSIKKPEDKERYLALMKELEKFNDIKPAPLQDALVVTDAMAKGAPNLLKSRKGEKDVPPGFLTLLAPEVPDIKPLANSTGRRTALANWIARPDNQLSTRVITNRVWHYLFGRGLVATPNDFGELGEAPSHPELLDYLTQRFLKGGWSLKKLQREILLTATYRQTAHRAVPDTATKLDPANKYLWRFNPRRLDAEQARDAMLAASGELDLQGGGPSTDGSGMRRSIYTIKKRNNQNELLRSLDAPAGFASTSERQSTTTPTQALLMVNGEWTLARAKKLASRVSSIEEVWQYALGRPPTPNETRIAEGFIEKRLGEQEAPAAPTPEELANASQFKENTPQERLVATSDEKEGDEFTVEAVVKLDSIDAAASVRTIASRWNNGRESVEDFGWSIGVTGEKSRFKPRNLIIQLVGEDENRNIAYEPVASDLRLELGVTYHVVVDVSCTNHTVTFRVKQMGKPSAPELTSVAPHAVRSGLGKGNSDLVIGGVAKRAPSHQWDGRIESARIVRGHLPEAAMNPNADQWEVPAIAAWNAKNGPVTPLQWAGADRSGGAQDPRQQALADLCHVLLNANEFLYLH
- a CDS encoding DMT family protein — translated: MPPLIVSIALLSLSNVFMTFAWYAHLKDMKSKPWIIAALFSWGIALFEYLLQVPANRIGSQTMNLPQLKILQEVITLTVFVPFVLLYMKQPLKWDYLWAAMCMCGAVYFIFRK
- a CDS encoding alpha/beta hydrolase, encoding MARLPLPPASLRLLLCLFLGAFAIPNALAEKAEPFVFVPSKGEGPFPVALWLHGYRGYSPSGYFPGESAEAMQKHADALGAVIVGFPATTELGDDTQQWSEEPVADHAYVQERLRSLKTPAKLDLNRVGLFGFSQGAMVAAALATVYPENYLGAILMSPGGMSNPKGSNIKLPLHAKQVYYCFCGAAEQEGNVMLTKGYAEHFEKVLGAKVTLKLYEGVSKHTRPADFMEKFPEWMGAILKSRE